Part of the Zingiber officinale cultivar Zhangliang chromosome 8A, Zo_v1.1, whole genome shotgun sequence genome, tatatcggcacggcacgatacggtaccgaaaccgtatcgttccggtccaaGACCGAACCTCAGCacgggtcaaaattttaaaccttgcccTAAACCCAATACCCCAAACCCCAAACCCCAACTCCTAAACCCTAACTTACAGTTGAAGTTCGTAAAACACACTCGATGTGCCCTAACATAAAGATGAATAGAGGGATAACATTGCTTATAGCTGACCCAAAATAGTTAGGACAAACACGCCTTGACAATAATGGCCATTGGACGTCATGAAACAATATGCATAATCAAGCATCTGTCTATGCATATTCCATATGATGATAATGGCCATTTTCAGAATATAACAGTTGTGCTTCACTGTTTGGAGAAAATTTGGCTTATAACACACACCCAGTATACCTTGCACGGAGTTCAATGATAAACATATACCAAAGAAGTGGTAGGCAACAATTGGCTTATCTAtgtgaaaaaatatgcaagttTTGCACATCGAGAATCAAGAAAAAGCTAAGTACAAAAAGAATCAACTAGTTTCGAAGAATAACAGTATTACAATATGTCAATACTCACCTTTGATAGGACAAAATCACCAAGCCACCTAGTGCAGTCCACATAGTTGGAGTGAACTGAGGCAATAAACACCTGAGACAGAAGCAGTTCAAGTAAAACACTatgaataactaaataaaatcaatcttACTCCAGCCACCCTCTTAGGTGGTAGTAGAGAGGCTTGGTTCCTACCGGAAATTGCACATATTTGGTAGGAAATTTTGATGGTAAGTCCGTCCAAGTGAATGATTTCTCAACATATGTCCAGAACTCTGTAAAGAAAAGTATATATTGATGAAGTGAAACTAATTAAATAGAAGAAATCAAAAtcagattgaaaaaaaaaatgttggttACCTTTCATTGACCAGATCTTGACAGTATTATCCATACCACAACTAGCTATTCGGTATATGTCAGAGGGATGGAAGTCCTACATATTGGAAAAAAAATAGTTgggtttttttttcttcattattATATCAGCCAACTACAAGCTTAGATGCAAAGTGCCAAAACACAAATAATAATTTAGCTGCACTTACAACACTCAACACTTCATTTCTGTGACCACCGGCTCCAGCAAATATCAGTATACAAATTCCTGTATGTAAATTCCATAACCGGACTGACTCATCCTGTTAATGGTTGCCTGTCCCATCACTGTGATTTAACTAGAGTGAAACAAAAACAGACAATTTTAGTCACTGTACCTTGCTTGCAGACACCACTAGAGAAGGTCTCAATGCTTGGGTCCTTATTTCATTAATAGAGTCTCCATGACCAACAAAACTCTGCAGAGTGTTTGCATTCCACAATCAGCAAAACCAAGTCTAAAGATATACTCAAGTACTTCCAAGTTACATATTCATGAAAATAAAAATGTGCAAGATATAAAGCTACAAATCACGAGGGCTTTGAGAATTTCTATTGGCAGAGATGTTTATTACTGAAGACACTATAAAGATAAATCTGAGGGCTAGTAGGTATGACAGATAGGTTCACCATGAAAAAGTTCTTCCATCAAATGTCTTATTAATGAAAGGAACTTTCAAAATGGAAAGTGAACACTCTGTCTTTTGCATTTCCATTATTTTAGTCCAATAGTCAAGATAAAAGACATTTTTCTACCTTGTGTATCTTCTCGGTGCCAGAATTGATGACACGGATGATTCCGTTGCTTCCACCAGCTACCAAAAATGGGGTGCCATCGGTGTCACATGCCCAACTCAACGTATAGAATGACTCATCCTTCTGAGCAACCAGTTTAGATCATTCATATTGTTAGAACAAGATATCATGGCTCATGCAATCAATTAACAAGGGACATACAATGTAAATCCCTCTGCAAAATAACCAGCTGATGTGCTTAGAGATAGGTCACAATTTCCTAGTTAAAATTCATCGTGCATAATTTGTTTCATTGTTATGACTGTAATTGATGGTCCTAGTATGTTAATTAGTATAGCATCTTTCCTTGCCAAAAAAACAATATTTAGAGATCAAGTATTCCTCTTATCAATATCTTAACAAGAAAAGCTCTGCAATTCATTTAAGTAAAGCGCCTGATTATTTTTGTAATATGTTAGCTTAGTTAGGTCAACACATAAAATCAACATGTTTGTCTTCAACATAAATTGAGAGATACGTACATCTTCATCAACATACGCCTGCAATATGGCAACGATACCTCCTTCAAGACAACGATACACAGTTACCTACAAGAAAGTGACAACATTTGGTCATTGCTAATATGATACTGTCCAGCTTCCAGGGATTATTAACTAAAAAATTGTCGCCAAACATTCTAATAATACAAACCACACCAAAAGAAAATCAGAATAAAAAAAAGAGGAGAAAAAGTTTGCGAGCAATGTTGTCTTAGAAAATATTAGGTCGGAGCAGGGCGGAGGAATCTAACCCGATTGCCGCCGACAGTGGCGAAAACGTCGTAGTAGCGGGCGTCGATGAAGTTGAAGGCGATGGCGTAGAGGGGGCGCTTCCCCTCGTGGACGCGATTGCTGACCTTATACTCCCTCTTCCTCGACGCCGTCAGCGAACCCACCACCGGCTCGCAGCCCAATCCGGTCTTCGGCATCGCTGCCCTCTCCGAAAGATGAAGAAACAGCAGTCGAAGCTTAAACCTGAACCAACCCAAATCATGGGACCTGCTTTTCCACCCTCGTGACACCCCTACCTCCCGACTCCATCCATGTTTTTTACCCTTATATCCTTATTCCTTACCacggttttttttttattttaagtgttgttccttttttttattggttttatatcagtttttttatcaattttttaatcagttttattctttttaaataattttttatattttttatgataGATTTTAGaagttattatttgtaaaaaaaatttaaaaagtataaaaaaatatggatcaaaataaaaatactaacaatTAACAGCAAACATATTTATAACttacaaataaatatttttttaaaataaagaatacatgtaataatatataaaaaaaatacataagaatatataaaaatagaaattttaatcaatattgtTTCCAAATTCTACTCCCAATGTGTTTGGTGGTATACCTATTACTTCGTATCACAAATGAACATGTGTCCTATAACGAATGGTCCATCCTTTAACTTCGTACGATGAATGTTGCTACCACCACGTTGGAATGGATGGTACAGGGTAATGAGGGTGTAAAAAAACTTGCACGAAGTGATTGCCAACATGGGCAATAACCATTTCTCGACGTTCTTGGTATAGAACTGGAGAATttcttaatggcaagtgagtaaaacaacttcaacattctcaccaaatgtatacactacaagattgtaccttgataCGATTACAATTTCCAAAGGCATAGAGTCTATCCAATACATTTATGGTGCCCACAGCTCGAACCAATTCAATAAGAATAATGGATTGGCTAACAAATTTCGATCtagataaagttgatcatatagatctTTATTTTATTGAATCTCTTCTAAAAGCTCGAATCGTACTTGAAAccaaccttcttcaccatacccaacTAGTGCAGTTATTTCCCTGAATCCATAATGACCGTCAGGTTGAACGTCAATAATATGAGAAATATAACGTTGCAGAGGCACatgtaatttctcaatataaatATCATGGATGGGTAGAATTGGAAAGTGATCATGGGTCGTTTAAGTATTGCGAACCTTCAACCCccttccacgtcttcctctcTCTCGAGACATTGTAGTCGGTTGAGAGACTCTAGATTCTGAAGTGGATGCATCTGTAAAAGAAGGTATGAGATATCtactttgctcatctctacctATAGGTCGACCTCTATGTTATGTGTTGTACGAAGGGGCTTGAATTGTACTTTGAGATGAATCTATCATATCGAAAAACTTATAtatcatatgctctcgcatatgtggattcatcccatctaatatctcaatAACGTGAGATGTCCTGTTAGGTCATGTTCCCTTTTCATTAAACCAATGTACGTGTATagacaatctcctccaatgagtGTTGATACTCTATAGCAAAATTGGAATGGAAAGTAATGGTAATGTGCAAGATCGTGCTCGCATGGcaatccgtatacaattttgataaAACAGTTGCATCCGCCAGCTAGCTGGTGAGATGCTTCCTCAACGTATTTTAACTGACCAGAAATCAACtccattgcctctaatgaaatccAACACCTTATTTGATAAATGTTGATGGCATGAAATATTGAGATCTCTCAAACGATTTCTTAATATCCCAaaactgaattctcaacatcttatgtattttttcaaaagatatttgTAAGGATGACATGGTATCTCCTAAATGTAACTTCAATCTCGTATATGCAAACTTTGCCCTGTATTAAAAAAATACATTGTGTTTTAATAATGAAAACAATTGAAATTGTATGACCCTTGACGACCGGTCggctaaagggggtgaatagccctgcaaaataaAATGAACATTCCTTGAACTTTTGtagcttaattaaactaacacttgcaaaatcaaaattaaagacTAAAAAAGAAGTAAACTAAGAGTAGagacacgaaggagttacttggttacaaccagggaggttgttaatctaaggaaattGAAAGTTCAATAAACAGTCTCTttcaggaggagaagcctcttacagcgttaatgACTCACAAACAAATAGTAGAACAAACTAAAAGTGTTTACAAGTGTTCTCAAGTGTTTTGTTCAAGCTTCTGGGACcagagttgtatttatagccctggtcggggtgcCTAAAAGGGGTCCAGGTGCTTGGaaagggataaacttttatccccgtcgCAGCGGGACGCGCTACATCACGTTCCGGATAATTTTTGGTTCCTAGCACCGAAGTGGTGCCTAAACCAGGTCCTAGTCTTCCGTTTCGATCCTGCTCGCATTGGTTCGAATCTTCCGCTTCGACTccgttcacttgggtgatctcgcccCTCTGGAATAGGGTtcgcccgaacccaactttcgaccttcgagcaatcttccgctcccgcttctcgtccctcagaacacCGTGCGCCTCGTTCTCATCCACCCGTGTACTCTTTTGTAGCACCTCGTCTctcaaacgcaccgagcccgtcaactctcttcTGTGTCAtcattctcgttagctgcgtctttcgctcgacttcctgtgctcctaagttcctacacgcTTAGACACAGGAGTTAaataccaacatgacctaacctgacttggttgatcacatcaa contains:
- the LOC122009855 gene encoding polycomb group protein FIE1-like, whose protein sequence is MPKTGLGCEPVVGSLTASRKREYKVSNRVHEGKRPLYAIAFNFIDARYYDVFATVGGNRVTVYRCLEGGIVAILQAYVDEDKDESFYTLSWACDTDGTPFLVAGGSNGIIRVINSGTEKIHKSFVGHGDSINEIRTQALRPSLVVSASKDESVRLWNLHTGICILIFAGAGGHRNEVLSVDFHPSDIYRIASCGMDNTVKIWSMKEFWTYVEKSFTWTDLPSKFPTKYVQFPVFIASVHSNYVDCTRWLGDFVLSKSVDNEIVLWEPKTKEQSPGEGAVDILQKYPVPECDIWFIKFSCDFHYNAAAIGNREGKIFVWELQSSPPVLISRLSHAQCKSPIRQTAMSFDGSTILSCCEDGSIWRWDMVS